One Carassius carassius chromosome 28, fCarCar2.1, whole genome shotgun sequence genomic window carries:
- the LOC132108319 gene encoding uncharacterized protein LOC132108319, with protein MERKFAVVRWSEGEDFGKLSDIKTDAIRGYDDSKMDQDGNPFATYSAVIEWRHGRKQRGGWPHYRGTVIFVSATRFETIRKLNSLLKEEEPTELTKRASVAPQKYGDDSDCSTDIETQSQQAKKSKAPRRIDPAEEFLRLYGQSQPSSDNHNSLTQTVVELKQEIKDLKEENAKLKEIVLQDVPGLLLSLRNIIDSAAPPKRSRVEPTKALPALPGSPQSRSSSPCATSLSLPRSTLSSSTSVSPSLTASQSSKVEIHPGTGVMVEKLAWAYAINANSATVFVRHLLTAVFPVEILLVSNLRGNKRGGGEARQPLDKNKLDVAL; from the exons ATGGAGAGGAAGTTTGCAGTGGTGCGGTGGAGTGAAGGGGAGGATTTTGGGAAGCTCAGTGACATAAAAACTGATGCCATAAGGGGGTATGATGATTCTAAGATGGACCAGGATGGGAATCCCTTTGCCACCTACTCAGCCGTAATTGAATGGCGCCATGGGAGGAAACAACGAGGAGGCTGGCCTCACTACAGAGGCACTGTCATTTTTGTTAGTG CTACTCGTTTTGAGACAATCCGTAAACTGAACTCACTGCTGAAGGAAGAAGAACCTACAGAGCTGACAAAGAGGGCCTCAGTGGCCCCCCAAAAATATGGGGATGATTCAGATTGCTCAACTGATATTGAAACTCAGTCTCAGCAAGCAAAG AAGTCAAAGGCTCCCAGGAGGATAGACCCTGCAGAAGAGTTTCTTAGGCTATACGGTCAATCACAGCCTTCTTCAGATAATCACAACAGTCTGACTCAGACTGTGGTTGAATTAAAGCAGGAGATCAAGGACCTGAAAGAAGAGAACGCGAAGTTGAAGGAGATTGTTCTTCAAG ATGTGCCAGGACTCCTACTGAGCTTGAGGAATATAATAGATTCGGCTGCACCTCCTAAGAGATCCAGGGTGGAGCCTACCAAAGCATTACCGGCCCTTCCAGGGTCTCCGCAGTCCAGGTCCAGTTCTCCATGTGCCACTTCGCTGTCCCTCCCCAGATCTACGCTGTCCAGTTCCACATCTGTGTCTCCATCCCTGACTGCCTCCCAGTCTTCTAAg GTTGAGATCCATCCTGGGACCGGAGTCATGGTTGAGAAACTGGCGTGGGCCTATGCCATCAATGCCAATTCGGCAACAGTCTTTGTGAGGCATCTGCTCACCGCAGTCTTTCCAGTGGAAATACTGCTGGTGAGCAATCTTCGGGGGAACAAACGAGGCGGAGGAGAGGCTCGTCAAccattagataaaaataaattggat GTGgctctatga